A part of Thermococcus sp. SY098 genomic DNA contains:
- a CDS encoding ribose-phosphate diphosphokinase: MKVVLGSGAQHLKEEIRKKIQNYGKELLEVEIKKFPDGEKYVRVLGEGNRAIVVQSTHFPQDEHIIELLLLGDALKERGFEKLIAVVPYLAYSRQDRVTKDGEPISVRAVMKAMGIYYDELYVFDLHNPKTLEFFPGKAVNLSPARAIADYFKDKLGEGIVLAPDKGALERAKSVAEILNVEFSHFEKKRISPTEVQMTPVDIDVTGKNVLIVDDIISTGGTMIRAANILRRMGAKRIYVAATHGVFAGGAIEKVSKAVDELAVTNTIPTPVSKISVVEDILMI, from the coding sequence ATGAAAGTTGTTCTTGGTAGCGGTGCCCAGCATTTAAAAGAGGAAATCAGAAAAAAAATTCAAAACTATGGGAAAGAACTTCTCGAAGTAGAGATCAAGAAATTTCCGGACGGAGAGAAATACGTCAGGGTGCTTGGGGAGGGAAACAGAGCTATTGTTGTACAGTCAACTCACTTTCCTCAAGATGAACACATAATTGAGCTTCTGCTATTGGGGGATGCGCTCAAAGAAAGGGGATTTGAAAAGCTGATAGCAGTTGTTCCTTATCTTGCATATTCACGACAGGACAGGGTTACAAAGGATGGAGAACCAATAAGCGTTAGAGCTGTTATGAAGGCGATGGGCATTTATTATGATGAACTCTATGTTTTTGACTTGCACAATCCAAAAACACTCGAATTTTTCCCAGGAAAGGCAGTTAACCTTAGTCCAGCAAGAGCAATAGCCGATTACTTCAAAGACAAGCTTGGAGAAGGAATAGTCCTGGCACCAGATAAAGGAGCTTTGGAGAGGGCAAAATCCGTTGCTGAGATTTTGAATGTCGAATTTAGCCATTTTGAAAAGAAGAGAATTTCTCCAACTGAAGTCCAAATGACCCCAGTTGACATAGATGTAACTGGAAAAAATGTACTCATAGTAGATGACATCATAAGTACGGGTGGCACAATGATAAGAGCAGCAAACATACTGAGGAGAATGGGGGCAAAGAGAATATATGTTGCAGCAACCCATGGAGTCTTTGCTGGGGGGGCTATAGAGAAAGTCAGCAAAGCTGTCGATGAACTCGCAGTAACAAATACCATTCCAACCCCAGTTTCAAAAATCAGCGTTGTTGAAGATATCTTGATGATTTAA